The following are encoded together in the Poseidonibacter lekithochrous genome:
- a CDS encoding ParA family protein: MTEIISIANQKGGVGKTTTAVNLSAALALEGKRVLLIDADPQANATTSLGFHRDTYEYNIYHVMLGTKEMPEIILDSEIENLQVAPSNIGLVGIEKEFYKNMKDRELVLKRKIDPIKKDYDYIIIDSPPALGPITINTLSASNSVLIPIQCEFFALEGLAQLLNTIKLIKQTINKSLHIRGFLPTMYSSQNNLSKQVFADLAQHFENKLFKVEGNSYVVIPRNIKLAESPSFGKPIMLYDANASGTKAYTNLAKAIAG; encoded by the coding sequence ATGACAGAAATTATTTCAATAGCTAATCAAAAGGGTGGAGTTGGTAAAACAACTACTGCAGTTAATCTTAGTGCAGCTTTAGCATTAGAAGGAAAAAGAGTATTATTAATTGATGCTGATCCTCAAGCAAATGCAACAACATCCTTAGGATTTCACAGAGATACTTACGAGTATAATATTTATCATGTAATGTTAGGTACAAAAGAAATGCCTGAAATTATATTAGATTCAGAGATTGAGAACTTACAAGTTGCTCCATCAAATATTGGACTAGTTGGTATTGAAAAAGAATTTTATAAAAATATGAAAGATAGAGAATTAGTATTAAAAAGAAAAATCGATCCAATTAAAAAAGATTACGATTATATTATAATTGATTCTCCACCAGCATTAGGCCCAATTACAATTAATACATTAAGTGCATCTAATTCTGTACTAATTCCAATCCAATGTGAGTTTTTCGCATTAGAAGGTTTAGCACAGTTATTAAATACAATTAAACTAATTAAACAAACAATTAATAAATCATTACATATTAGAGGTTTTTTACCTACTATGTATTCTTCTCAAAATAATTTGTCAAAACAAGTGTTTGCTGACTTAGCACAACATTTTGAAAATAAGTTATTTAAAGTTGAAGGAAATTCTTATGTAGTAATTCCAAGAAATATTAAACTTGCAGAATCTCCAAGTTTTGGTAAACCAATCATGTTATATGATGCAAATGCAAGTGGAACAAAAGCTTATACGAACTTAGCAAAAGCAATTGCTGGTTAA
- a CDS encoding biotin--[acetyl-CoA-carboxylase] ligase, which yields MKIIRLDKVDSTHTYLKNYIQTNSYNYPLCIVTDLQTNGVGSRGNEWTGKRGNLFFSFVLDKNLLVNDLPIQSASIYFSFLLKKVLKENDSKLWLKWPNDFYIGDKKIGGTITNISKDLIYCGIGLNLINVSDEYGNLDIEANIDDLLKEYFNKLEEKISWKQIFSEFQIEFEHSRRFRATINNKKVSLNDAILNDDGSIELNNEKVFSLR from the coding sequence ATGAAAATTATAAGATTAGATAAAGTTGATTCTACTCATACTTACTTAAAAAATTATATTCAAACAAATAGTTATAATTATCCTTTGTGTATTGTAACAGATTTACAAACAAATGGAGTAGGAAGTAGAGGAAATGAATGGACTGGGAAAAGAGGAAATCTTTTTTTCTCTTTTGTATTAGATAAAAATTTATTGGTTAATGATTTACCAATACAAAGTGCATCAATTTATTTCTCTTTTTTATTAAAGAAAGTACTAAAAGAAAATGATTCAAAACTTTGGTTAAAATGGCCAAATGATTTTTATATTGGTGATAAAAAAATAGGTGGGACGATTACAAATATTTCTAAGGATTTGATCTATTGTGGAATAGGACTAAACCTAATAAATGTTAGTGATGAGTACGGTAACTTGGACATTGAAGCCAATATTGATGATCTATTAAAAGAGTATTTTAATAAATTAGAAGAAAAAATATCATGGAAGCAAATTTTTAGTGAGTTTCAGATAGAATTCGAACATAGTCGAAGATTCCGTGCTACCATTAACAATAAGAAAGTATCATTAAATGATGCAATATTAAATGATGATGGCTCAATAGAATTAAACAATGAAAAGGTATTTAGTTTAAGATGA
- a CDS encoding AEC family transporter translates to MLDPVLPIAMYLILGYLFKVIYHDNSKQLIEFIIYFSLPAIVFSKIYPLNLDERILGLIIMFMCFILFNLALAYFIGKLMKLERLLLATFMIMATFGNTSFIGFSYIDAFYGQDYIVYGLIYDLFGSFLLLVSLGMFIITWGSGRKSDTKSIMKSALLFPPSLMFLITVFLKNFEIPNFILLTSETLGATLVPIAMIAIGMKLELKHIFVKFHIVSMAMILKMVIVPIIVLLGFQLFYGINETWVKVTIIEVAMPPMTMATVLAIKGGLDEKVAINSLVLGVLLSLVTITMYTRYLA, encoded by the coding sequence ATGTTAGATCCAGTATTACCAATAGCCATGTATTTAATACTTGGTTATTTATTTAAAGTTATCTATCATGATAACTCAAAACAACTAATTGAGTTTATAATTTATTTCTCATTACCTGCAATTGTTTTCTCTAAAATCTATCCTCTAAACTTAGATGAAAGAATTCTTGGATTAATAATAATGTTTATGTGTTTTATTTTGTTTAATTTAGCTCTTGCATATTTTATTGGTAAATTGATGAAATTAGAGAGATTGTTGTTAGCTACATTTATGATTATGGCAACATTTGGAAATACATCTTTTATTGGATTCTCATATATTGATGCATTTTATGGTCAAGATTATATTGTATATGGATTGATATATGATTTATTTGGTTCTTTCCTTTTATTAGTATCTTTAGGTATGTTTATAATTACTTGGGGAAGTGGCAGAAAAAGTGATACAAAATCAATAATGAAAAGTGCACTATTGTTTCCGCCTAGTTTAATGTTTTTAATAACTGTATTTCTTAAAAACTTTGAAATTCCAAATTTTATCTTATTAACAAGTGAAACTTTGGGGGCAACATTAGTACCTATTGCAATGATTGCTATTGGTATGAAATTAGAGTTAAAACATATTTTTGTTAAATTTCATATAGTTTCAATGGCTATGATATTAAAAATGGTAATAGTACCTATAATAGTGTTATTAGGATTTCAATTATTCTATGGGATTAATGAAACATGGGTTAAAGTAACTATTATAGAAGTTGCAATGCCACCAATGACAATGGCTACAGTTTTAGCAATAAAAGGTGGGTTAGATGAGAAAGTTGCTATTAACTCTTTAGTTTTAGGAGTTTTACTTAGTTTAGTGACAATTACGATGTATACAAGATATTTAGCTTAA
- the fmt gene encoding methionyl-tRNA formyltransferase, producing MSKKILFMGTPDYATTIFEELLNSSYELVGLFTQPDKPVGRKQVLTPPHIKQFCINKDLSLPIYQPEKLRGNTEAKEQIEALNPDFIIVAAYGQILPKEILDIAPCINLHASLLPKYRGASPIQESLLNDDNFTGVTSMFMEEGLDSGDILGLQYLKITSTMEVAEAFAKLSDIAAKLTITTLNDFDKIKPKKQNEAEVSFCKKIKKEDGLVSLEDAKALFLKYKAYSYWPGVFLESGLKLKDIELIDECSSNKEGELLEIAKDYIILGCIKGSLKIKTLQAPSKKAVNSADYIRGQRLQEKDLLI from the coding sequence ATGAGTAAAAAAATTCTTTTTATGGGAACGCCTGATTATGCTACTACAATTTTTGAGGAGCTATTAAATAGTTCTTATGAGTTAGTAGGATTATTTACTCAGCCTGACAAACCTGTTGGTAGAAAACAGGTCTTAACACCTCCTCATATTAAACAATTTTGTATAAATAAAGACCTGTCTCTTCCTATTTATCAACCAGAAAAATTAAGAGGAAATACTGAAGCTAAAGAACAAATTGAAGCTTTAAATCCAGATTTTATTATTGTTGCTGCTTATGGACAAATATTACCCAAAGAAATTTTAGATATCGCTCCATGTATTAATCTTCATGCTTCTTTATTACCTAAATACAGAGGAGCTTCTCCTATTCAAGAATCACTATTAAATGATGATAATTTTACGGGTGTTACTTCAATGTTCATGGAAGAAGGACTTGATAGTGGAGATATTTTAGGTTTACAATATTTAAAAATTACTTCTACAATGGAAGTAGCCGAAGCTTTTGCTAAATTATCTGATATTGCAGCAAAACTTACAATTACTACATTAAATGATTTTGATAAAATTAAACCAAAAAAACAAAATGAAGCTGAAGTGAGTTTTTGCAAAAAAATTAAAAAAGAAGATGGTTTAGTATCTTTAGAGGATGCTAAAGCACTATTTTTAAAATATAAAGCTTATTCATATTGGCCTGGAGTATTTTTAGAATCTGGTCTTAAATTAAAAGATATTGAATTAATTGATGAGTGTTCATCAAACAAAGAAGGTGAACTTTTAGAAATAGCAAAAGATTATATTATTCTAGGATGTATAAAAGGTAGTTTAAAAATTAAAACTTTACAAGCACCATCTAAAAAAGCTGTTAATAGCGCAGATTACATTAGAGGTCAAAGACTTCAAGAAAAAGATTTATTAATATAA
- the proB gene encoding glutamate 5-kinase: protein MKRLVIKVGSAVLREDTTLAIDRLNNLVDLIAKLKIENNLEVILVSSGAVAAGNTKLNLDRREILNRQALAAIGQPLLMKFYKKRFAQHDLVCAQMLLVAEDFDSRKRSDNAKSVMEILLKNNIVPIINENDVIANEELLFGDNDQLGAHAAYFFDADMLAILSDVDGYYDSNPHENPDAQLQKNIDFIDEENLQMKHTPNSEFATGGMVTKLKAAKFLMDRNIKMYLSSGFDLTNAYDFLLKDNHKSGTVFEAKQK, encoded by the coding sequence ATGAAACGACTTGTAATAAAAGTTGGTAGTGCTGTATTAAGAGAAGATACAACTTTAGCGATTGATAGACTAAATAATTTAGTTGATTTAATTGCTAAATTAAAAATAGAAAATAATCTTGAAGTAATTTTAGTTTCATCAGGAGCTGTTGCTGCTGGTAATACTAAATTAAATTTAGATAGAAGAGAAATTTTAAATAGACAAGCTTTAGCTGCTATTGGACAACCCTTACTAATGAAATTTTATAAAAAGAGATTTGCTCAACATGATTTAGTATGTGCTCAAATGCTTTTAGTTGCTGAAGACTTTGATTCTAGAAAAAGATCGGATAATGCTAAATCTGTTATGGAAATTTTATTAAAAAACAATATTGTTCCAATAATTAATGAAAATGACGTTATCGCTAATGAAGAACTTTTATTTGGAGATAATGACCAATTAGGAGCACATGCTGCATATTTCTTTGATGCTGATATGTTGGCAATTTTAAGTGATGTTGATGGCTATTATGATAGTAATCCTCATGAAAATCCAGATGCGCAGTTACAGAAAAATATTGATTTTATTGATGAAGAAAACTTACAAATGAAACATACTCCTAATTCTGAATTTGCAACTGGTGGTATGGTAACAAAATTAAAAGCTGCTAAGTTTCTAATGGATAGAAATATAAAAATGTATTTAAGTTCTGGATTTGATTTAACTAATGCTTATGATTTCCTACTTAAAGATAATCATAAAAGTGGAACAGTATTCGAAGCAAAACAAAAATAA
- the obgE gene encoding GTPase ObgE, protein MFIDSARFSVSSGKGGQGCSSFRREKFVVKGGPDGGDGGKGGDVYFLVDNNTDTLSNYKGRKVFRADNGKQGMASRMTGKSAEPLVLIVPPGTQVLDDDTGEVLHDLIHEGEKIQFIEGGKGGLGNVHFKNSRNQRPTYFQPGLPGETRNIRLELKLIADVGLVGYPNVGKSTLISTTSNANPEIANYEFTTLTPKLGVVEVGDYNSFVMADIPGIIDGAADGRGLGLEFLKHIERTKTLLFMVDVANYRTMIDQYRVLKEEVAKFSGELAGRNFAIALSKVDGYYGEDLDADIRQFIADIGLEVSGENELGFDKNYPYYVQDLTYNKFDNEKPFFVLPVSSVTRKNVKSITFALYKLLEQGK, encoded by the coding sequence ATGTTTATAGATAGCGCTAGGTTTAGTGTTTCTTCTGGAAAAGGTGGGCAAGGTTGTTCATCATTCAGAAGAGAAAAGTTCGTTGTAAAGGGTGGACCTGATGGTGGAGATGGTGGAAAAGGTGGAGATGTTTACTTTTTAGTAGATAATAATACTGATACACTTTCTAACTACAAAGGTAGAAAAGTTTTTAGAGCTGATAATGGAAAGCAAGGTATGGCTTCTAGAATGACTGGTAAGTCTGCTGAGCCATTAGTACTTATTGTACCTCCAGGAACACAAGTATTAGATGATGATACAGGTGAGGTTTTACACGATTTAATTCACGAAGGTGAAAAAATTCAGTTTATTGAAGGTGGAAAAGGTGGACTAGGTAACGTTCACTTTAAAAACTCAAGAAACCAGAGACCTACATATTTTCAACCAGGTCTTCCAGGTGAAACAAGAAATATTAGATTAGAATTAAAGTTAATTGCAGATGTTGGTTTAGTTGGATATCCAAATGTTGGTAAATCAACATTAATTTCTACTACTTCAAATGCAAATCCTGAAATTGCTAACTATGAATTTACTACTTTAACTCCTAAATTAGGTGTTGTTGAAGTTGGTGATTATAATTCATTTGTAATGGCTGATATCCCAGGAATTATTGACGGTGCTGCTGATGGTAGAGGATTAGGTTTAGAGTTCTTAAAACATATTGAAAGAACTAAAACTCTTTTATTTATGGTAGATGTTGCAAACTATAGAACTATGATTGATCAATATAGAGTATTAAAAGAAGAAGTTGCTAAATTCTCTGGAGAATTAGCAGGTAGAAACTTTGCTATTGCTTTAAGTAAAGTAGATGGTTATTATGGTGAAGATTTAGATGCTGATATTAGACAATTTATTGCTGATATTGGATTAGAAGTAAGTGGAGAAAATGAGCTTGGGTTTGATAAAAACTATCCATATTATGTTCAAGACTTGACTTATAATAAATTTGATAATGAAAAGCCATTCTTTGTATTACCAGTTTCTTCTGTTACTAGAAAAAATGTTAAATCTATTACTTTTGCTCTTTACAAATTATTGGAACAAGGTAAATGA
- the rpmA gene encoding 50S ribosomal protein L27, with translation MAHKKGQGSTQNNRDSAGKRLGVKKYGGEAVRAGNIIIRQRGTKVHVGANVGIGKDHTIYSLIDGVVKFEVKDKKRKKVSVYAS, from the coding sequence ATGGCTCATAAGAAAGGTCAAGGATCTACTCAAAATAATAGAGATTCAGCTGGTAAAAGATTAGGCGTTAAAAAATATGGTGGAGAAGCTGTAAGAGCTGGTAACATTATTATTAGACAAAGAGGTACTAAAGTTCACGTTGGTGCAAACGTTGGTATTGGTAAAGATCATACAATTTATTCTTTAATTGACGGAGTTGTAAAATTCGAAGTTAAAGATAAAAAAAGAAAAAAAGTTTCTGTTTACGCTTCGTAA
- the rplU gene encoding 50S ribosomal protein L21, which yields MYAIIKCGGKQYKVTEGDILDIDYTGKTAKEALEITDVLAINDGELKTGEAVASATVQAEVVLDGTGVNRDRKVIIYKKRRRKDSKLKRGFRKSFTKIRITKIAA from the coding sequence ATGTACGCAATTATTAAATGTGGTGGAAAACAATATAAAGTGACTGAGGGTGATATCTTAGACATCGATTATACTGGTAAAACTGCTAAAGAAGCTTTAGAAATTACTGACGTTTTAGCTATCAACGATGGTGAATTAAAAACTGGTGAAGCTGTAGCATCTGCAACAGTACAAGCTGAAGTAGTTTTAGATGGTACAGGTGTAAATAGAGATAGAAAAGTTATCATTTACAAAAAAAGAAGAAGAAAAGATTCTAAGTTAAAAAGAGGTTTCAGAAAAAGCTTCACTAAAATTAGAATTACTAAAATCGCTGCATAA
- a CDS encoding Rid family detoxifying hydrolase, with protein sequence MKLIQSDNLPAAIGPYSPAVKVNGMIYTSAQVPVTLDGTIVERDIKIQTRQVLANLRTLLEDAESGMENVVKVSIFLENIEDFGVVNVLFAEAFGDHKPARSTIAAKGLPKNSLIMIDAMATASDYH encoded by the coding sequence ATGAAATTAATTCAAAGTGATAATTTACCAGCAGCAATTGGACCATATTCACCCGCTGTTAAGGTAAATGGAATGATTTATACATCTGCGCAAGTACCAGTAACTTTAGATGGAACTATTGTCGAAAGAGATATCAAAATTCAAACTAGACAAGTTCTTGCAAACTTAAGAACTTTGCTTGAGGATGCTGAAAGTGGAATGGAAAATGTTGTTAAAGTTTCTATTTTTTTAGAAAATATAGAAGATTTTGGTGTAGTTAATGTATTATTCGCTGAAGCTTTTGGTGATCATAAGCCTGCACGAAGTACAATTGCAGCCAAAGGATTACCTAAAAATTCTTTAATTATGATAGATGCAATGGCAACTGCTAGCGATTATCATTAA
- the dnaG gene encoding DNA primase: MIKKESIDNLKNHLDVVDVVSQFIEVKKSGANFKACCPFHGEDTPSFVVSPSKQIYHCFGCGVGGDSIKFVMEYEKLSYPETLEKLASMYNVNLEYDNTNQKKQDIRVLEDINKYYQKLYVNNNTAKEYIRSRGISEFSIEKFEIGYAPKSYDTINYLKSNHYNLNEAIELGVIDNGQNGLYSRFIERITFPIYGINGKMVGFGGRTITGHNAKYINSPQTKLFNKSRLLYGYNLAKENIYKKDQLIVCEGYLDVIMLHQAGFNTAVATLGTALTQDHLPLVRRGEPKVILAYDGDKPGLAAAFKASVMLSQSEFEGGVVIFGEELDPADMVKSGRIEELNSMFNSPMAFIPYAIDYIISKYEINNPSQKQKALIESNDYLKSLGAIYQDEYKRYIAQKLNVRENLVKVSSDNARPMEVNLSKINIQELCIIKAILEKPQRLDAVLDIVDPSMFEIHQNEFQLVLNDIGNISLNAIVLNEKLEDYDDDRLNQELLVLLYKFYSNKLTAISYDRTLEFKQKANLLRKIKDNIYQLKQGKLVSYNL; this comes from the coding sequence ATGATAAAAAAAGAATCAATTGATAATCTTAAAAACCATCTAGATGTAGTAGATGTAGTCTCACAATTTATTGAAGTGAAAAAATCAGGAGCTAACTTTAAAGCTTGTTGTCCTTTCCATGGGGAAGATACACCATCTTTTGTTGTAAGTCCTTCTAAACAAATTTACCATTGTTTTGGATGTGGAGTAGGGGGCGATTCTATAAAATTTGTTATGGAATATGAAAAACTTTCTTATCCTGAAACATTAGAAAAATTAGCTTCAATGTATAATGTAAATCTAGAGTATGATAATACTAATCAAAAGAAACAAGATATTAGAGTTCTTGAGGATATAAATAAATATTATCAAAAATTGTATGTTAACAATAATACAGCAAAAGAGTATATAAGAAGCAGAGGGATTTCTGAATTTTCAATAGAAAAATTTGAAATTGGATATGCTCCTAAATCTTACGATACTATCAACTATTTAAAATCAAATCACTATAACCTGAATGAAGCTATAGAATTAGGTGTAATTGATAATGGCCAAAATGGTCTTTATTCACGATTTATTGAAAGAATTACTTTTCCTATTTATGGAATAAATGGAAAAATGGTTGGTTTTGGTGGTAGAACAATTACTGGTCATAATGCAAAGTATATTAATTCACCCCAAACAAAATTATTTAATAAGTCTAGACTTCTATATGGTTACAATCTTGCAAAAGAGAATATTTATAAAAAAGATCAACTAATTGTATGTGAAGGTTACTTAGATGTAATTATGCTTCATCAAGCAGGTTTTAATACGGCAGTTGCAACATTGGGTACAGCTCTAACACAAGACCATTTACCTTTAGTAAGACGTGGTGAACCAAAAGTTATCTTAGCTTATGATGGTGATAAACCAGGACTTGCTGCAGCTTTTAAAGCATCTGTTATGTTATCTCAGAGTGAATTTGAAGGTGGGGTTGTAATTTTTGGTGAAGAACTAGATCCTGCTGATATGGTTAAAAGTGGAAGAATAGAAGAATTAAATTCTATGTTTAATTCTCCAATGGCCTTTATTCCATATGCAATTGATTATATTATTTCAAAATATGAAATAAATAATCCAAGTCAAAAACAAAAAGCATTAATAGAATCAAACGATTATTTAAAATCACTAGGTGCAATTTATCAAGATGAATATAAAAGGTATATTGCTCAGAAATTAAATGTTAGAGAAAATCTAGTTAAAGTTTCTTCTGATAATGCAAGACCTATGGAAGTTAATTTATCAAAAATTAATATTCAAGAGTTATGTATTATAAAAGCAATTTTAGAAAAACCTCAAAGATTAGATGCTGTTTTAGATATTGTAGATCCTTCGATGTTTGAAATTCATCAGAATGAATTTCAATTAGTATTAAATGATATAGGGAACATTTCATTAAATGCAATTGTTTTAAATGAAAAATTAGAAGATTATGATGATGATAGACTAAATCAGGAGTTATTAGTACTGTTATATAAGTTTTATTCAAATAAACTTACGGCAATATCTTACGATAGAACTCTTGAGTTCAAACAAAAAGCAAATTTACTTAGAAAAATTAAAGATAATATTTACCAATTAAAACAAGGTAAATTAGTAAGTTATAATTTATAA
- a CDS encoding tetratricopeptide repeat protein — protein sequence MDNIVLEYRDPLFGLIILAALIFLISFFTYSYGVYKERLARKDYRKLSHRFELGKLKEEDYVHLYKTYNLPFDSILLLASSFLHKGDYNKAISVYLTLLEHVSDRVKKEELLELLGTTYFKGGFLQRSKEIFLRILKFSPRNQKALTYLLIIHEKLKEFQKAKEVTTCLEELNKDMSKDKVYLDALIILNDPVYSYEKRSQLLYGIFKSNPDIQRLFAEFLLQFNKPFFWEHVEEFDTRAFLDLMWYLNFDDIDFDKVEGNNLLVELFNAKGYLDNIKHSDDFVFDILIAVNKHEHKTNATLDFEFICSSCKHVHPVYDTRCPHCHNILTFNVKHNLSKGFDSENQSLQ from the coding sequence TTGGATAACATAGTTTTAGAGTATAGAGATCCACTTTTTGGATTAATTATACTTGCAGCATTAATCTTTTTAATATCATTCTTTACCTATTCTTACGGAGTTTATAAAGAAAGACTTGCAAGAAAAGATTATAGAAAACTATCACATAGATTTGAGCTTGGAAAACTAAAAGAAGAAGATTATGTACATTTATATAAAACATATAACTTGCCATTTGATTCTATTCTTTTATTAGCCTCATCCTTTTTACATAAAGGTGACTACAACAAAGCTATTTCAGTATATTTAACTTTACTTGAACATGTAAGTGACAGAGTTAAAAAAGAAGAACTTCTTGAATTACTTGGAACTACATATTTTAAAGGTGGTTTCCTTCAAAGATCAAAAGAGATATTTTTAAGAATATTAAAATTCTCACCTCGAAATCAAAAAGCATTAACATATCTTTTAATTATTCACGAAAAATTAAAGGAATTCCAAAAAGCAAAAGAAGTAACTACTTGCTTAGAAGAATTAAATAAGGATATGTCAAAAGATAAAGTATATTTAGATGCTTTAATTATCTTAAATGACCCTGTTTATTCTTATGAAAAAAGAAGTCAACTATTATATGGTATATTTAAATCAAATCCAGATATTCAAAGATTATTCGCTGAATTCTTATTACAATTTAATAAACCATTTTTCTGGGAACATGTTGAAGAATTTGATACAAGAGCATTTCTTGATTTAATGTGGTATTTAAATTTCGATGATATTGATTTTGACAAAGTTGAAGGTAATAATTTGTTAGTAGAATTATTCAATGCAAAAGGTTATCTAGACAATATTAAACATAGTGATGATTTTGTCTTTGATATATTAATTGCCGTTAACAAACATGAACATAAAACTAATGCTACATTAGATTTTGAATTTATTTGTTCTTCATGTAAACATGTGCATCCTGTTTATGATACAAGATGTCCACACTGTCATAATATTTTAACTTTTAATGTTAAACATAATTTATCAAAGGGATTTGATAGTGAAAATCAATCTTTACAATAA
- the rnc gene encoding ribonuclease III codes for MSDYSKLEKCLGYQFNDKNLIIEALTHKSFKKPYNNERLEFLGDAVLNLIVGEYLFLKFPKSNEGELSKIRASLVNETGFTKLANEIKLGNYIFISTAEERNKGRTKASILSDAFEAIMGAIYLESGLDVLKPIILELLETSYEQINLDVLFSDYKTALQEITQARFGSIPEYRIEGSFGPDHKKEFEVSIWIDGDTYGKAKGKSKKLAQQAVAKIAIDKLKGSN; via the coding sequence ATGAGTGATTACTCAAAATTAGAAAAGTGTTTGGGTTATCAGTTTAACGATAAAAATCTGATAATCGAAGCACTTACTCACAAAAGTTTTAAAAAGCCATATAATAATGAAAGGCTTGAGTTTTTAGGTGATGCAGTTTTAAACTTAATTGTTGGAGAATATTTATTCTTAAAGTTTCCAAAATCAAATGAAGGTGAATTGTCAAAGATAAGAGCATCTTTAGTAAATGAAACTGGTTTTACAAAATTAGCAAATGAAATTAAATTAGGTAACTATATATTTATATCAACAGCTGAAGAGAGAAACAAAGGTAGAACAAAAGCCTCAATTCTTTCAGATGCATTTGAAGCAATTATGGGTGCTATTTATTTAGAATCTGGCCTTGATGTATTAAAACCAATAATTTTAGAATTATTAGAAACATCTTATGAGCAAATCAATTTAGATGTATTATTCTCTGATTATAAAACAGCTTTACAAGAAATCACACAAGCTAGATTTGGTTCAATTCCAGAATACAGAATAGAAGGTTCATTTGGACCTGATCATAAAAAAGAGTTTGAAGTATCAATTTGGATTGATGGAGATACTTATGGAAAAGCAAAAGGTAAAAGTAAAAAATTGGCACAACAAGCTGTTGCTAAAATTGCTATTGATAAGTTGAAAGGAAGTAATTAA
- the aroC gene encoding chorismate synthase, translating to MNTFGHRFKFTTFGESHGKALGCIVDGVPAGITIDEEFIQSEMDRRKPGQNKYATARKEGDKVEILSGVFEGITTGTPISMVIFNENQKSKDYTNVKDLFRPGHADFTYFNKYGTRDYRGGGRSSARETAARVAAGSIAKLMLKELGIEVQSGICEIDGIKAEDFDFSKVSDSEIFALDASVEQAQKDAILAAKNKHNSVGGVALVNVKNAPIGLGEPLYFKLDSQIANAMMSINAVKAVEIGDGTLSSRVKGYDNNDQIRKDGFKTNHSGGILGGISNGDDINVKVYFKSTPSIFIEQETVDIHNNEVDCALKGRHDPCVAVRGSVVAESMMSLVLADMALLNMSSKMENVKKVYSK from the coding sequence ATGAATACTTTTGGTCATAGATTTAAATTTACTACTTTTGGTGAATCTCATGGAAAAGCTCTAGGTTGTATCGTTGATGGAGTTCCTGCTGGAATTACTATTGATGAAGAGTTTATTCAAAGTGAAATGGATAGAAGAAAACCAGGACAGAATAAATATGCAACTGCTAGAAAAGAAGGTGATAAAGTTGAAATTCTTTCAGGAGTATTTGAAGGTATTACAACAGGAACACCAATCTCAATGGTAATCTTTAATGAAAACCAAAAATCAAAAGATTATACAAATGTAAAAGATCTATTTAGACCAGGTCACGCTGATTTTACATATTTTAATAAATATGGAACAAGAGACTATAGAGGTGGTGGAAGATCTAGTGCTAGAGAAACAGCAGCTAGAGTTGCCGCTGGTTCTATTGCAAAATTAATGCTAAAAGAACTTGGTATTGAAGTGCAAAGTGGAATTTGTGAAATTGATGGAATTAAAGCAGAAGATTTTGATTTCTCAAAAGTAAGTGATTCTGAAATCTTTGCACTTGATGCAAGTGTTGAGCAAGCACAAAAAGATGCAATTCTTGCGGCTAAAAATAAACATAATTCAGTTGGTGGAGTGGCATTAGTAAATGTTAAAAATGCACCTATTGGATTAGGTGAGCCATTATATTTCAAACTTGATTCTCAAATTGCAAACGCAATGATGAGTATTAATGCTGTTAAAGCAGTTGAAATTGGAGATGGTACACTTTCATCAAGAGTTAAAGGTTATGATAATAATGACCAAATTAGAAAAGATGGATTTAAAACAAATCATTCAGGGGGAATACTAGGTGGTATTTCAAATGGAGATGATATTAATGTTAAAGTATATTTTAAATCAACACCATCTATTTTTATTGAGCAAGAAACAGTAGATATTCACAATAATGAAGTTGATTGTGCACTAAAAGGAAGACATGATCCTTGTGTTGCAGTTAGAGGTTCTGTTGTTGCTGAGTCAATGATGTCTTTAGTTTTAGCTGATATGGCATTACTTAATATGAGTTCTAAAATGGAAAATGTAAAAAAGGTTTATAGTAAATAA